From a region of the Corallococcus coralloides DSM 2259 genome:
- the pnp gene encoding polyribonucleotide nucleotidyltransferase, giving the protein MLKKSVKIGENELSIETGRLAKQADGSVVVRYGDTMLLVTAVSAREKKDVDFLPLTVEYQEKLYSAGRIPGSYFKREGRLTEKETLASRLVDRSCRPLFPEGYAYETQVIASVISADPENEGDIHGITGASAALWVSDIPFNGPIAGIRVGRVGGQFVANPTAKQREQSDLDLVMAVSREAIVMVEGGAEEVSEADMVAALEFGRQNAQPALDLQDQLRTELKKQVRSYEKPATIDEGLRNQVRELALEGVKAGYAIKEKGARYEALSKVKKAAIAALKEKLGAEFTPQVEKHAKQVIEDLKYDHMRELTVNGGRIGDRPHNVVRSITNEVGVLPRTHGSAVFTRGETQALVVVTLGTSEDEQRLELLSGQAFKRFMLHYNFPPFSVNETKPLRGPGRREVGHGALAERALRNMIPASDSFPYTVRLVSEILESNGSSSMASVCGGTLALMDAGVPIKAPVAGIAMGLVKEGEKIAILSDILGDEDHLGDMDFKVCGTSKGITSIQMDIKITGLTTEIMSRALEQARQGREHILAEMAKTLSAPRKEISQFAPRITTIQIRPEFIKNVIGPGGKVIKDIIARTGAAINIEDTGRVDIASANGEAVKAAIAMIQALTREAEIGKIYTGTVRKIAEFGAFVELFPGTDGLIHISELSDKRVKSVSDVLSEGDEVLVKVVSIDKTGKIRLSRKEAMAERANAQGTPPAAAAPAAPTPDAKA; this is encoded by the coding sequence ATGTTGAAGAAGAGCGTCAAGATTGGTGAGAACGAGCTGAGCATCGAGACGGGCCGCCTGGCCAAGCAGGCCGACGGTTCCGTGGTGGTCCGCTACGGCGACACCATGCTGCTCGTCACCGCGGTGAGCGCGCGGGAGAAGAAGGACGTCGACTTCCTCCCCCTCACGGTGGAGTACCAGGAGAAGCTGTACTCGGCGGGCCGCATCCCGGGCAGCTACTTCAAGCGCGAGGGCCGTCTGACGGAGAAGGAGACGCTGGCCTCCCGTCTGGTGGACCGCTCCTGCCGTCCGCTGTTCCCGGAAGGCTACGCCTACGAGACGCAGGTCATCGCGTCCGTCATCTCCGCGGACCCGGAGAACGAGGGTGACATCCACGGCATCACCGGCGCCTCCGCGGCGCTGTGGGTGTCGGACATCCCGTTCAACGGCCCCATCGCGGGCATCCGCGTGGGCCGCGTGGGCGGCCAGTTCGTGGCGAACCCCACCGCGAAGCAGCGCGAGCAGAGCGACCTGGACCTCGTCATGGCGGTGAGCCGCGAGGCCATCGTGATGGTGGAGGGTGGCGCGGAGGAGGTCAGCGAGGCGGACATGGTGGCGGCGCTGGAGTTCGGCCGTCAGAACGCCCAGCCCGCGCTGGACCTGCAGGACCAGCTGCGCACGGAGCTGAAGAAGCAGGTCCGCTCCTACGAGAAGCCCGCCACCATCGACGAGGGCCTGCGCAACCAGGTCCGCGAGCTGGCGCTGGAGGGCGTGAAGGCCGGCTACGCCATCAAGGAGAAGGGCGCGCGCTACGAGGCGCTCTCCAAGGTGAAGAAGGCCGCCATCGCGGCGCTCAAGGAGAAGCTGGGCGCGGAGTTCACCCCGCAGGTGGAGAAGCACGCCAAGCAGGTCATCGAGGACCTGAAGTACGACCACATGCGTGAGCTCACCGTGAACGGTGGCCGCATCGGTGACCGTCCGCACAACGTGGTGCGCTCCATCACCAACGAGGTGGGCGTGCTGCCCCGCACGCACGGCAGCGCGGTGTTCACCCGCGGCGAGACGCAGGCGCTCGTGGTCGTCACGCTGGGCACCAGCGAGGACGAGCAGCGGCTGGAGCTGCTCAGCGGCCAGGCCTTCAAGCGGTTCATGCTGCACTACAACTTCCCGCCGTTCAGCGTGAACGAGACCAAGCCCCTGCGCGGCCCCGGCCGTCGCGAGGTCGGTCACGGCGCCCTGGCGGAGCGCGCGCTGCGCAACATGATTCCGGCCAGCGACTCGTTCCCGTACACGGTGCGTCTGGTGTCGGAGATCCTCGAGTCCAACGGCTCGTCCTCCATGGCCTCCGTGTGCGGTGGCACGCTGGCGCTGATGGACGCGGGCGTGCCCATCAAGGCGCCGGTGGCGGGCATCGCCATGGGCCTGGTGAAGGAGGGCGAGAAGATCGCCATCCTGTCCGACATCCTGGGTGACGAGGATCACCTGGGCGACATGGACTTCAAGGTCTGCGGCACGTCCAAGGGCATCACGTCCATCCAGATGGACATCAAGATCACCGGCCTCACCACGGAGATCATGAGCCGCGCGCTGGAGCAGGCGCGTCAGGGCCGCGAGCACATCCTGGCGGAGATGGCGAAGACGCTGAGCGCGCCGCGCAAGGAGATCAGCCAGTTCGCGCCGCGCATCACGACCATCCAGATCCGTCCGGAGTTCATCAAGAACGTCATCGGGCCGGGCGGCAAGGTGATCAAGGACATCATCGCCCGCACGGGTGCCGCCATCAACATCGAGGACACCGGCCGCGTGGACATCGCCAGCGCGAACGGCGAGGCGGTGAAGGCGGCCATCGCGATGATCCAGGCGCTCACGCGCGAGGCGGAGATCGGGAAGATCTACACCGGCACCGTCCGGAAGATCGCCGAGTTCGGCGCCTTCGTGGAGCTGTTCCCGGGCACCGACGGCCTCATCCACATCTCCGAGCTGTCCGACAAGCGCGTGAAGAGCGTGTCGGACGTGCTGAGCGAGGGTGACGAGGTGCTGGTGAAGGTCGTCAGCATCGACAAGACGGGCAAGATCCGCCTGTCGCGCAAGGAGGCCATGGCCGAGCGCGCCAACGCGCAGGGCACGCCTCCCGCGGCCGCCGCCCCGGCCGCCCCGACGCCGGACGCGAAGGCCTGA
- a CDS encoding M23 family metallopeptidase, whose product MFARRARGLLDFTFALLCVWCAYHHTPAGALLRRAGAWAFNTRTTARPLLAYYDGVSGTAVPVPAALPAALLARVPTSAEALAWGTHSALKALDPKAREPSLALARELGIAPETLVDPVKGPAATRRLLDALARDFPSEEARVTAVFAGRVPARFALERVDAEGGALSLERLAKQLPPGFEGSSVGAAQALALSTALMLGWPVSESAPVTSPFGYRVHPTLRTRRMHTGVDLAVRSGTTVTAVAAGVVRRSSEDSVNGRVLVLDHGRGVTTAYCHNSELLVKAGTRVEKGQAIALSGNTGRSTGPHLHYQLELAARPVDPFGFRTALRMADGATEL is encoded by the coding sequence ATGTTCGCTCGACGCGCCCGGGGACTCCTGGACTTCACCTTCGCGCTGCTGTGCGTGTGGTGCGCGTACCACCACACGCCCGCGGGTGCGCTCTTGCGGCGCGCGGGCGCCTGGGCCTTCAACACTCGCACCACGGCTCGGCCGCTGCTCGCGTACTACGACGGCGTGAGCGGGACGGCGGTGCCCGTACCGGCCGCGCTGCCCGCCGCGCTGCTCGCTCGCGTGCCCACGAGCGCGGAGGCGCTGGCGTGGGGGACTCACTCGGCGCTGAAGGCCCTGGACCCGAAGGCTCGCGAGCCTTCGCTCGCGCTGGCTCGTGAGCTGGGCATCGCTCCGGAGACGCTGGTGGATCCGGTGAAGGGACCGGCGGCGACGCGGCGGCTCCTGGACGCGCTCGCCAGGGACTTCCCGTCGGAGGAGGCTCGGGTGACGGCGGTGTTCGCCGGACGGGTGCCCGCGCGCTTCGCCTTGGAGCGGGTGGACGCGGAGGGTGGGGCGCTCAGCCTGGAGCGCCTGGCGAAGCAGCTGCCCCCGGGCTTCGAGGGCTCCTCCGTGGGCGCGGCACAGGCGCTGGCGCTGTCCACGGCGCTGATGCTCGGGTGGCCGGTGTCGGAGAGCGCTCCGGTGACGAGCCCCTTCGGCTACCGCGTCCACCCCACGCTGCGCACGCGCCGGATGCACACGGGGGTGGACCTGGCGGTGCGCTCGGGCACGACGGTGACGGCGGTGGCCGCGGGCGTGGTGCGCCGCTCGAGCGAGGACTCCGTCAACGGCCGCGTGCTGGTGCTGGACCACGGGCGGGGCGTGACGACGGCGTACTGTCACAACTCGGAGCTGCTGGTGAAGGCGGGCACGCGGGTGGAGAAGGGGCAGGCCATCGCGCTGTCGGGGAACACCGGCCGGTCCACCGGGCCGCACCTTCACTACCAGCTGGAGCTGGCCGCTCGGCCCGTGGACCCGTTCGGGTTCCGCACCGCGCTGCGCATGGCGGACGGCGCGACCGAGCTGTGA